One window of Quercus robur chromosome 12, dhQueRobu3.1, whole genome shotgun sequence genomic DNA carries:
- the LOC126709913 gene encoding rRNA 2'-O-methyltransferase fibrillarin 2-like produces MRPPLSRGGGGFRGRNDGGRGGRGRGGGGGRGGRGGRGGGGGGRGFGGGRGRGRGGGGRGGGRTGVQGGNKAVILAHRHEGVFYMKVKGDDVLLTKNMVPGQSVYNEKRVNSQNEDGTKVEYRVWNPFRSKLSAAILGGVDDIGMKPGAKVLYLGAASGTSVSHVSDIVGPTGVVYAVEFSHRSGRDLINMAKKRTNVIPIIEDARHPSKYRMLVLGMVDVIFSDVAQPDQTRILALNASYFLKAGGWFVISIKANCIDSTVPAETVFAMEKDKLKENQLKPFESITLEPYERYHACFIGQYRAPKRSKTTS; encoded by the exons ATGAGGCCTCCTCTTAGTCGTGGTGGTGGCGGTTTTAGGGGCAGGAATGATGGAGGGAGAGGAGGAAGAGGtagaggtggaggtggaggtcgCGGAGGAAGAGGCGGccgaggtggtggtggtggaggaagaGGTTTTGGTGGTGGTAGAGGAAGAGGCCGTGGTGGTGGTGGAAGAGGAGGGGGTAGAACTGGAGTTCAAGGTGGAAATAAGGCTGTGATTTTGGCTCATAGACATGAAGGAGTTTTTTACATGAAGGTTAAAGGAGACGATGTTCTTCTTACTAAGAACATGGTTCCTGGTCAATCTGTCTACAACGAGAAAAGAGTTAATTCGCag AATGAAGATGGAACAAAAGTTGAATACAGGGTTTGGAACCCATTCCGTTCAAAGCTGTCTGCCGCCATTCTTGGTGGTGTTGATGACATAGGGATG AAACCTGGTGCTAAGGTTCTCTACCTTGGGGCTGCTTCTGGAACCAGTGTCTCTCATGTGTCTGACATTGTTGGCCCT ACTGGAGTGGTTTATGCAGTCGAGTTTTCTCATAGAAGTGGTAGAGATTTGATTAACATGGCAAAGAAGCGCACGAATGTTATCCCAATCATTGAAGATGCTAGACATCCTTCTAAGTACCGAATGCTGGTACTTGGCATGGTGGATGTGATATTTTCTGATGTTGCTCAGCCCGATCAG ACAAGGATTTTAGCACTGAATGCTTCTTATTTCTTGAAAGCTGGTGGTTGGTTCGTTATTTCTATCAAG GCCAATTGCATTGATTCTACGGTACCTGCTGAGACCGTTTTTGCTATGGAAAAGGATAAGCTAAAGGAGAATCAGCTCAAGCCATTTGAGAGCATTACTCTTGAACCTTATGAGCGATACCATGCTTGTTTTATTGGTCAATACCGTGCCccaaaaagatcaaaaactACTTCCTAA